In Acidimicrobiales bacterium, the following are encoded in one genomic region:
- a CDS encoding alpha/beta hydrolase, with translation MPGPDVLLVHGFGTSFEATWRNNGWVDLLGEAGRTVVGVDLLGHGTADKPVNPDAYRDLEDHILDELGHDPVDAIGFSAGAMAVLWLAAHHPHRFHRIVLAGVGRNLFERDVERGRAVVEAVQTGTATDPEMRYFADLPDVAGADREALSAFLQRPDRRSFTPEVLAGVSLPVRVVIGGRDFAGPADQLVEGLPEADLVVLPGVDHFATPKDFGFIDAALEFLDAQPF, from the coding sequence ATGCCCGGTCCCGATGTCCTACTCGTCCACGGGTTTGGAACCTCCTTCGAGGCCACATGGCGCAATAACGGCTGGGTCGACCTGCTCGGAGAGGCAGGCCGAACAGTGGTTGGGGTGGACCTCCTGGGTCACGGAACGGCCGATAAGCCCGTTAACCCAGACGCCTATCGGGACCTCGAGGACCACATCCTGGACGAACTGGGACATGATCCGGTCGACGCCATCGGCTTTTCGGCAGGAGCGATGGCCGTCCTCTGGTTGGCTGCCCACCACCCCCACCGGTTTCACCGGATCGTGTTGGCCGGCGTGGGGCGCAACCTCTTCGAGCGTGATGTGGAGAGGGGGCGGGCAGTAGTGGAGGCGGTCCAGACCGGGACGGCCACAGACCCCGAGATGCGCTATTTCGCCGATCTTCCCGATGTCGCGGGAGCAGACCGCGAGGCACTGTCGGCATTTCTGCAGCGGCCCGACCGGCGGTCCTTCACCCCGGAGGTTCTCGCCGGCGTGTCGCTCCCTGTCCGGGTGGTTATCGGAGGACGGGACTTTGCCGGTCCTGCCGACCAACTGGTGGAGGGCCTGCCGGAGGCAGACTTGGTCGTCTTGCCGGGCGTGGACCACTTTGCCACGCCAAAGGACTTTGGCTTCATAGACGCAGCGTTGGAGTTCCTTGACGCCCAACCGTTCTAG
- a CDS encoding acyltransferase, whose amino-acid sequence MPRLRETALSAAGAVVRRTAAAASRVAAVGPNDRPARNFGRFGDGTHLGWPTGSMFGEQWIWIGCDTLIAPHVTLSAGMATAVEMDTESVVRIGDRCLIGRGTAIVGHRAVDIGDDVYTGMNVYITDQNHGYEDLNLPIGVQTPTEEPVTIGSGSWIGSGAVILPGARIGIHVVVGANSVVRGEIPDYSVVVGVPGRVVRRHDGTGWRRTGNGKQPELAWPNQHGNGRN is encoded by the coding sequence GTGCCGAGGCTTAGGGAAACAGCACTATCGGCGGCCGGAGCAGTAGTTCGCCGGACGGCGGCCGCAGCCAGCCGGGTCGCCGCGGTGGGTCCCAACGACCGCCCGGCTCGAAACTTCGGCCGGTTCGGCGACGGCACCCATCTCGGATGGCCGACCGGCTCGATGTTCGGCGAACAATGGATCTGGATCGGCTGCGACACCCTGATCGCCCCTCACGTAACCCTGTCAGCCGGGATGGCTACGGCTGTGGAGATGGACACCGAGTCGGTAGTTCGTATCGGTGATCGTTGTCTCATCGGACGGGGTACGGCGATCGTCGGGCACCGGGCTGTCGATATCGGTGATGACGTGTATACCGGCATGAACGTCTACATCACCGACCAAAACCACGGATACGAGGACCTGAACCTCCCAATCGGGGTGCAGACCCCCACGGAAGAGCCGGTGACAATCGGATCGGGAAGCTGGATCGGGTCCGGCGCAGTGATTCTCCCGGGGGCGCGAATCGGCATCCACGTCGTTGTAGGAGCGAACTCAGTGGTCCGCGGCGAGATCCCCGACTACTCGGTTGTGGTTGGCGTACCTGGCCGGGTGGTGCGCCGCCACGACGGCACCGGTTGGAGACGCACGGGAAACGGCAAACAGCCTGAACTTGCCTGGCCTAACCAGCACGGAAATGGCAGGAACTGA
- a CDS encoding glutamate synthase subunit beta, which yields MGDARGFLKHDRQLPDRRSVPVRLRDWKEVYEPFSEESLRAQASRCMDCGIPFCNDGCPLGNLIPDWNDLTYRGHWRDAIERLHATNNFPEFTGRLCPAPCEGSCVLGINEPPVTIKQIEVSIVDRAWEEGWIVPLVPAENTGRRVAVVGSGPAGLAAAQQLTRAGHSVVVFERADRIGGLMRYGIPEFKMEKRHLDRRLAQMEAEGTEFRTNTTVGVDLPVDQLRDDFDAVVLACGATQWRDLPIPGRELDGILQAMEYLPDSNRVQEGDLDAAPVDAAGMDVVIIGGGDTGADCLGTALRQGARVVHQFEIMPRPPDERPDANPWPTWPMIYRVSSAHEEGGEREYAINTSEFVGLNGRVSALRTHRVEQVFTEGHMSFEPIEGTEQEFAADLVLLAMGFTGPERNELIDGLNVDLDARGNVTRDGEYQTSVDGVYVCGDMGRGQSLIVWAIAEGRSCAAAVDQMLCGSTHLPAPIAPTAVPLR from the coding sequence ATGGGCGACGCACGAGGATTTCTGAAACACGACCGGCAACTCCCGGACCGTCGATCGGTACCGGTCCGCCTCCGGGACTGGAAAGAGGTCTACGAGCCCTTCAGTGAGGAGAGCCTCCGGGCGCAGGCCAGCCGGTGTATGGACTGTGGCATCCCGTTCTGCAACGACGGCTGCCCACTGGGGAACCTCATCCCGGACTGGAACGACCTGACCTACCGCGGCCACTGGCGGGACGCCATTGAGCGTCTGCACGCCACCAATAACTTTCCTGAGTTCACCGGGAGGCTCTGTCCGGCCCCCTGCGAGGGATCCTGCGTGCTGGGAATCAACGAACCCCCGGTCACCATCAAGCAAATCGAGGTCAGCATTGTCGATCGGGCATGGGAGGAGGGGTGGATCGTCCCACTAGTCCCAGCCGAAAACACCGGCCGGCGGGTGGCCGTGGTGGGCTCGGGACCCGCCGGGTTGGCTGCCGCCCAGCAGCTCACCAGGGCTGGGCACAGCGTGGTGGTGTTCGAAAGAGCCGACCGGATCGGCGGTCTGATGCGATACGGGATTCCCGAGTTCAAGATGGAAAAACGGCACTTGGACCGCCGTCTGGCCCAGATGGAGGCCGAAGGAACAGAGTTCCGGACTAACACCACGGTCGGCGTGGACCTACCCGTGGACCAACTCCGGGACGACTTCGACGCCGTGGTGCTGGCCTGCGGAGCCACCCAGTGGCGCGACCTCCCGATTCCCGGACGAGAACTGGACGGAATCCTCCAAGCCATGGAGTACCTCCCCGATTCCAACCGCGTCCAGGAGGGCGATTTAGACGCCGCTCCGGTGGATGCCGCGGGCATGGACGTGGTCATCATCGGAGGTGGCGACACCGGCGCCGACTGTCTGGGCACCGCCCTGCGCCAGGGAGCCCGGGTAGTCCACCAGTTCGAAATCATGCCTAGACCCCCTGACGAGCGGCCCGACGCCAACCCGTGGCCGACCTGGCCGATGATCTACCGGGTGTCGTCGGCTCACGAGGAGGGCGGCGAACGTGAGTACGCCATAAACACCTCAGAATTTGTTGGTCTGAACGGCCGGGTCAGCGCTCTACGCACCCACCGGGTAGAGCAGGTGTTCACCGAGGGCCATATGTCGTTCGAGCCGATCGAGGGCACCGAGCAGGAGTTCGCCGCAGACCTGGTCCTCCTAGCGATGGGCTTCACCGGACCGGAGCGCAACGAGCTCATCGACGGGCTCAACGTCGACCTGGACGCCCGTGGGAACGTCACCCGGGATGGGGAGTACCAAACCTCGGTGGACGGGGTGTACGTCTGCGGTGATATGGGCCGAGGACAATCGCTGATCGTATGGGCCATTGCTGAGGGTCGGTCGTGTGCGGCGGCAGTGGACCAAATGCTCTGTGGTAGCACCCACCTGCCAGCACCTATCGCACCCACTGCGGTCCCCCTTCGCTGA
- a CDS encoding DUF2142 domain-containing protein, translating to MTPQRLLMVVGIPLGLVIALLAPAWTAYDEFTHFARVVDMAQGNLEPTRSTEGIGSRIPTAHREATDQIILDHQEGRPPWSPTSIRALLDHRPDGRTTFVDTRPTTASTPVAYLPAAAGALVPVALDAPGLVVLWASRLASLAAYLGIAVVAVRGASAFRWSLAASALVPLNLALASSVSPDGLTIAAVLLVISLWTRVETGDEVKMSALVGAFLLLALTKPPYFLALALFPASALLERSPARTRAALVAGGGLLVGLATTASNSSENYQAVTTTMIQEIDYQPGVQWDRLLGDLPGFLWTTVDTWLTEYRFYVQGWFRQLGFWEADLPRVVPWALLVVAALAVLRLDGGDLARLRGVRRVLMILGVGSFLVALYAASYIYFTDRMDYAHIGLQMARYAAPLAPLAIVAWLPRSSRIVSSRLSERTATLIIGGVPVIAVGASALTWLWTGANTPLG from the coding sequence GTGACCCCACAGCGCCTACTGATGGTGGTCGGGATACCCCTCGGCCTCGTGATCGCCCTTCTGGCGCCCGCCTGGACGGCCTATGACGAGTTCACACACTTCGCCCGTGTGGTCGACATGGCGCAGGGAAACCTGGAACCCACCCGCTCGACCGAGGGCATCGGCTCTCGTATCCCCACCGCCCACCGGGAAGCCACCGACCAGATCATCCTGGACCACCAGGAAGGGCGACCGCCGTGGTCCCCGACGTCGATACGCGCCTTGCTCGACCACAGGCCGGACGGTCGGACAACCTTCGTCGATACCCGCCCCACCACGGCCTCCACCCCGGTGGCCTACTTACCTGCTGCCGCCGGGGCCTTGGTACCGGTGGCCCTCGACGCTCCCGGGCTGGTGGTCCTGTGGGCCAGCCGCCTGGCCTCCCTGGCCGCTTACCTCGGCATCGCCGTGGTGGCTGTTCGGGGGGCATCGGCGTTCCGCTGGTCCTTGGCCGCCTCGGCTCTAGTTCCCCTCAACCTGGCTCTGGCCTCCTCGGTCTCTCCGGACGGGTTGACGATTGCCGCCGTGCTCCTCGTGATCTCCCTGTGGACGCGGGTCGAGACGGGCGACGAGGTCAAAATGTCAGCTCTGGTCGGAGCATTCCTCCTCCTGGCCCTGACCAAGCCCCCTTACTTCCTGGCCCTCGCACTCTTCCCGGCATCGGCCTTGCTTGAACGGAGCCCGGCCAGAACCCGGGCCGCCCTGGTGGCAGGGGGCGGCCTCCTGGTGGGCCTGGCCACCACGGCATCCAATTCGTCTGAGAATTACCAAGCCGTGACGACGACCATGATCCAGGAGATCGATTACCAGCCCGGGGTGCAGTGGGACCGGCTCCTGGGTGACCTCCCCGGCTTCCTCTGGACCACGGTGGACACCTGGCTGACCGAATACCGGTTCTATGTACAGGGATGGTTCCGCCAACTCGGCTTCTGGGAGGCCGATCTCCCGCGGGTCGTTCCGTGGGCCCTGCTCGTCGTGGCCGCCCTTGCCGTCCTCCGGCTCGACGGCGGCGACCTAGCGCGGCTCCGGGGGGTTCGGCGGGTCCTGATGATCTTGGGCGTGGGGAGCTTCCTGGTGGCTTTGTACGCCGCCAGTTACATCTATTTCACCGACCGGATGGACTACGCACACATCGGCCTCCAGATGGCCCGTTACGCCGCGCCGTTGGCGCCGTTGGCCATCGTGGCCTGGCTGCCCCGCTCGTCCCGGATCGTCTCTTCACGCCTATCCGAACGGACCGCTACGTTGATCATCGGTGGGGTGCCGGTAATCGCCGTAGGAGCGTCTGCGCTTACATGGCTGTGGACCGGCGCAAACACACCTCTGGGCTGA